The Merismopedia glauca CCAP 1448/3 sequence GCTAACTGATCTTCAGCATTAAGTTGATTGAACGATTTAACGATCGCTGGAAGTGCATCAGCAACTTGAGTATCCGGGAAAATCGAGAGAGCCGAATCGATAGTAAATGACATAATCAGTACCTACAAAAAAACTAAGTTGAGAAATTTGAATTGCCCAAGAAAATGAATCAGGCTGCCTTTAAGACACTTTCCGTAGATGGCTGATTGGTTGCCCAGAGGTGGTATATAGCGCTACGCGCAAGTCAAAAGTCAAAAGTCAAAAGTTTACGGATCATAGTTTTCAGCGCAAAACACAATGTCCTAACCTAAATGCGTAGTGCTATATCTAGTCAAACAGACCTTCTACCTTTTGCTGGAACGCAATCAAGGCATGAGTAGCCTGAAATGGCTTCAGGTCTTCTAGCAATTGGGCAGATGTCTCTGGATCGACAATGGTTTTGATTTCAATGTTGGTGTTATAACCAGCCATATCGCCCATCCGTTTACCATGACTCCCTGCACCCTGTGCCGGAACGATCGTATATCCAGACACCCCAAGCTTGGTTAGTAGATGAATCAGGCGATCCTGCAAGACAGCTTCACCAATAATCGTGACGAGAATACCGTGGGCTAAGGGAGAGGACATAAAACCTCCAAAAAAAGTTTTATTTATGAATTTTGGGCAGTAAATCAGGACAAAGCTGTTATAAGATTTGAAATTATTAAGTTGGATTGAACTATCCAAAGCCAACACTGACTTATCAAATGACAACTCTAGACTTCCTTATGAGCAACTTTGATGGCACTAACTAGGGTACTGAAAGAACCAGCATTAACGGCAGAACAATGTCACCCCGTCAGGTAATCTATTAACAACCATGAGTATGACAGCCTGATGTTCGAGATGATGTTGCAATTGTTGTTTGGGTTACAGATTAATTGACGCAATGAACAACGCCCCAATTATGGTTGCAGGCGTGCGATCGCACTGTGAATGTTCGTAATTTCGTAGGCAATTTGATCCAGACCAGTGGAAATTGGCGTGCGTTCTCGAACGGCTTGCAAAGTGTGGGTTGGGGTGTCTGGATCGGTGGCAAACTCTGAGGCTCGATCGGCATGAAGTTGTTCAATATGGTCATGAATTGCTTCAAGGTAACGATCTAAGTCAGGTAAAGGCTGGGGTGACTGCTTCTGTGGCAAGGAATCGGCTACGTTTTCTAAAACCTGGACAATTGCATTGGCAAATTCCTGGAAATCAAGACATTGGTACTCTCCCCTCAATTCTTGACGGTGTTCTGCCAGGGCTGTCACCGAATTGAAGAAGCGGCGAATGTAAAATATTAGGGCGATCGTTGGTTCAACGTTGCCCTGGATATGACGAGGTTCGCTAAACAACCGTTGAGATGCTGCTGCGGTGTTGGTGTTCTCTAGCGCCGCCTGACGACGTAGGGGGGCGATCGCCTCAGCAGCTAAGCCTTGACTGGGATGGAGATACGTGGCAATCACCTGCTGAAAGTAAGCCAGATTAGCTCGAATCGTCGTTTCCAATTGAGCAGGTAACTGTTGCCGTTCCCAACGGGGAAACAGCAGATAGCTGCCGAGTAACGCTAATACGCCTCCAGCCAGACTATCGGCAATCCGCATGATGCCAATCTCCCACCCACCTTGACTTGTCACATTCAGCAGCAAGATAATTGCAGGTGTCAGTAGCATCACAAACAGACTAAAGCTGAGGGGTCGGACTGCCACCGCCGTCATGAGCAGCAGCAGGAGGCAACCCCCAATTATCCAAGGATTGTGAATCAGGGTCACAATTGCAATCCCAATGATGCCTCCTAACACTGTACCCATTACCCTCTGGAACGCAGTCTG is a genomic window containing:
- a CDS encoding P-II family nitrogen regulator, whose amino-acid sequence is MSSPLAHGILVTIIGEAVLQDRLIHLLTKLGVSGYTIVPAQGAGSHGKRMGDMAGYNTNIEIKTIVDPETSAQLLEDLKPFQATHALIAFQQKVEGLFD